The sequence TGACGCACCCCATACTTGGGCGCGTCCGGGAATCTGCGCGTCGGAGGAAAATTTGCGCGTCGCCAGGAGCCTCGCACCCCTACAACGCGCGCTCAGTCATGGCGGTCTGCGGGAGGATTTGTACTCGTCCCGTATCCGGTGAGAGAGCGTGTTACGTAAGCACCAGCTCACCGTCCACGCGGCGCGGGATGTGCAGCGGGTTGCCGTCATGCAATGCCGGGTGCAGGACGGGTTCCGGGGCGTCCTGGTAGGCCACGGGGCGCTGGAACCTGCGGACCGCCGTCGCGCCCACCGAGGTGAAGAGCGACGTGGTGGCCGGGTACGGACCGCCGTGCTGCTGGGCCCAGTTGACGGCGACACCCGTGGGCCAACCGTCGAACAGTACACGTCCTGCGAGCCCGGACAGCTGCTCCACCAAGCCGGCAATGTCCTCGCCGGGCTGGGCGTGGAGCGTGGCCGTCAGGCTTCCCGGGACCGTGGCCAGCACTGCGGACAGCTCGTCCTGGTCCGCGTACTCGATGAGGATGGTGGTGGGGCCGAAGCACTCTTCGAGCAATTGTCCCGGATTGTCCAGCACCTTGGCGGCGGTGGTGGCGAACACCACCGGGGCCGCACCGTTGGCGGCTGCGTCCTGGTCTACGGTGCCGCCCACCACGTCCACCCCGTCCACGGAGGCAAAGCTGCGCAGCCCGTCCGGGTACGCCTCCGCAATGCGCCTGGTCAGCATGGCATGGGCGGCCTTGTCCTTGCTGGCCTCCGCCACGCCTGCCGCGAAGGACGTTCCGGCGGGGATGAACACCAGGCCTGGCTTGGTGCAGAACTGGCCGGCACCAAGGGTGAAGGATCCTGCCAGCCCCGCGGCGAGTTCCACGGAGCGCTCCCGCAGCGCGGCCGCCGTGATGACCACGGGGTTCAGGCTGCCCAGCTCCCCATAGAACGGGATGGGGTCCGGACGGGAGGTGGCGAGGTCGAACAGGGCACGGCCGCCGGGAATGGACCCGGTGAAGCCCACGGCCTTGATGGCGGGATCCTGCACCAGTGCCGTGCCCACCTCGCGGCCGCTGACCAGGGCGAACAGGCCTTCCGGTGCACCCGCCCCGCGCAGGGCCTCCGCGACGATGGCGGCGGTCCGTTCCGAAAGGCGGAGGTGGCCCGAGTGCGCCTTGACGATCACGGAACAGCCGACGGCGAGCGCCGAGGCGGTGTCGCCCCCGGCCACGGAGAAGGCAAAGGGAAAATTCGAGGCCGAGAACACCGCGACGGGGCCGATGGGCCGGAGGATGCGGCGCAGGTCGGGCTTGGGCGGGGCGGCTGAGGGGTCCGCGTGGTCGATGATCGCTTCGAGGTAGGAGCCCTCGGTGATGACGCCCGCGAACAGCCGCAGCTGGCCGGTGGTGCGCGCAACCTCCCCCGTCAGGCGTGGGACGCCCAGGCTGGTCTCGGCATCGGCGATCTCCACCAGTTCGGCGGCGTTGGCATCCAGCGCGTCGGCCACCGCGTTAAGCCATCCCGCACGCTCTGCATCAGATGCGGCCGCGGAGATCCTGGCTGCCGCCGTGGCGGCAGCGGTGAGTTCGGACAGGGAAAGTGTTGCTGTTGTCACGTGAGGTACCTGTTCTTTTGGAATTCTTGGCTACAAAGCGTCCCGGAAGCGGAACCCCAGTCCGGGCTGGTCCGTGAGGGTCACCCGGCTGTTACTGAACCGCACGGGCGCCGGCGCGTCCAGGATCCCCAGCTGTTCGAACGACGCCTCCTCGACGTCCTCCACCAGGGTGGGCTCCGCCAGCGTCAGCGCCAGCTGGCCGGAGAGTTCCGGCAGCAGGTGCGGCATGACCTTGATGCTGTGGGTACGGGCGAGCTCCACGATCCGCCGGAACGGGGTAATGCCGCCAACCCGGATGATGTTGGGCTGGATGATGTCCACCGCCTCCGCCTCGATGAAGTCGCGGAACCGGTAGATGGTGTGCAGATTTTCGCCGAGGGCGATGGGCACCGGTGAATGCTTGCGCAGCCTTCGGTAGGCCCACAGATCGTCCGCGCGGAGGGGTTCCTCCAGCCAGTCCAGCCCGAATTCGGCCAGGACCTCCAGAGCGCGCAGGGTGGTGGGCAGGTCCCAGCGCTGGTTGGCGTCGATCATGAGCCTGCGGTCCGGCCCCAGGACTGACCGCACTGCTGCCACGCGTTCGCGGTCCTCGCGGAGGTTCGGTTTGCCTACCTTGATCTTCACTGCCTGGTGGCCGGCCGCAACCCAGCGTTCGGTCTGCGCCACCAGCTCCTCCAGGGTGTAGTGCAGGTTCACGCCGGAGCCGTAGACCTCGGCTGACTCCTGCCGCTGGCCCAGGAGGCCGGTGACGGACGTCCCCGCGCGGCGTGCCTGCAGGTCCCACAGGGCAAGGTCCACCCCGGCCATCGCAATGGTGGTTAACCCTCCGCCGCCCGCTTCATGCAGTCGTTTCCACAGGGTGTCCCAGACAGCTTCGGGGTTCGCCGGCAGGCCGCTGACAAAGGGCGCGATGTCATAGTCCAGCAGCGCCTTGACCGCCTGCGGTCCGATGGTTGGCGTCCAGGAGAAACCGTGCCCCGCACCGCCGTCGTCCGTGTGAAGCTCCGTGACGATCACGTGGTTCTCCGGCGCCTCCGCACCCCAGTGCCGGCGGAGTGGGACGGTCAGGAGCCGGGTGGACAGGCCTGTGATGCGTGGGGTGCTGCGCGTGGCCGCGGCCGCCGGGGCGCTCATCAATGCCCGGCCAGCTCGTAGCCCTTGGCGAGGATGGCCTTAAGCTCCAGTAGTTGGTCCTCCGTGGGATCCACCAGCGGCGGGCGTACCGACCCGACCGGCAGTCCACCCAGCCGCAGCCCGGCCTTGACCAGCGACACCCCGAACCCCGGAGTCTGGTCGCGCAGGCGCACCAGGGGTGCATAGAACCCTTCGAGCAGGGCGTTGCGGCGGTCCTCATCCCCGGACTCATAGGCATCGTAGTAGGCCTTCGCAATTTCCGGGGCCATGGCGAACGCCGCGGAGGAGTACAGCGGGATGCCCAGGCCGCGGTAGGCGCCCTGGGTCAGTTCAGCCGTGAGGAGTCCGTTGAAGAACGCGAAGTCCGTCCGGCCCGTTGCCTTGACAGCAGTCACGATTTCCTGGGCCAGGCCAACATCTCCCAGCCCGTCCTTGAAGCCAATGACCTTGGGGTTCGCGGCCAGCTTCGCCATGGACGCAGCGGTGAACTTGGCGTTCCCGCGGTGGTAGACAATGACCGGCAGGCTGCTGGCACCGGCGACAGCCTCGATGTAGGCCACCAGGCCGTCGGTGGGGCCGGTCACCAGGTAGGGCGGCAGCACCAGCAGGGCGTCGGCGCCGGCTTCCTCCGCGGCGCGGGCGGCGGCGAGGGCGTGGCCCAGCGGTCCACCGGCCCCGGCCACCACCGGGACCTTCCCGGCCACAACCTCGACGGCGGCCGCCACCACGGTGCGGACCTCGTCGATGCTGAGGGCGTGGAATTCGCCGGTGCCGCAGGCTGGAAAGACGCCGCCGGGCCCGAAGGG comes from Pseudarthrobacter sp. NIBRBAC000502770 and encodes:
- a CDS encoding aldehyde dehydrogenase (NADP(+)), giving the protein MTTATLSLSELTAAATAAARISAAASDAERAGWLNAVADALDANAAELVEIADAETSLGVPRLTGEVARTTGQLRLFAGVITEGSYLEAIIDHADPSAAPPKPDLRRILRPIGPVAVFSASNFPFAFSVAGGDTASALAVGCSVIVKAHSGHLRLSERTAAIVAEALRGAGAPEGLFALVSGREVGTALVQDPAIKAVGFTGSIPGGRALFDLATSRPDPIPFYGELGSLNPVVITAAALRERSVELAAGLAGSFTLGAGQFCTKPGLVFIPAGTSFAAGVAEASKDKAAHAMLTRRIAEAYPDGLRSFASVDGVDVVGGTVDQDAAANGAAPVVFATTAAKVLDNPGQLLEECFGPTTILIEYADQDELSAVLATVPGSLTATLHAQPGEDIAGLVEQLSGLAGRVLFDGWPTGVAVNWAQQHGGPYPATTSLFTSVGATAVRRFQRPVAYQDAPEPVLHPALHDGNPLHIPRRVDGELVLT
- a CDS encoding mandelate racemase/muconate lactonizing enzyme family protein; this encodes MSAPAAAATRSTPRITGLSTRLLTVPLRRHWGAEAPENHVIVTELHTDDGGAGHGFSWTPTIGPQAVKALLDYDIAPFVSGLPANPEAVWDTLWKRLHEAGGGGLTTIAMAGVDLALWDLQARRAGTSVTGLLGQRQESAEVYGSGVNLHYTLEELVAQTERWVAAGHQAVKIKVGKPNLREDRERVAAVRSVLGPDRRLMIDANQRWDLPTTLRALEVLAEFGLDWLEEPLRADDLWAYRRLRKHSPVPIALGENLHTIYRFRDFIEAEAVDIIQPNIIRVGGITPFRRIVELARTHSIKVMPHLLPELSGQLALTLAEPTLVEDVEEASFEQLGILDAPAPVRFSNSRVTLTDQPGLGFRFRDAL
- a CDS encoding 5-dehydro-4-deoxyglucarate dehydratase, with the translated sequence MKFDGVLFFPVTPFTAEGAVDVELLKEHVASRLPFGPGGVFPACGTGEFHALSIDEVRTVVAAAVEVVAGKVPVVAGAGGPLGHALAAARAAEEAGADALLVLPPYLVTGPTDGLVAYIEAVAGASSLPVIVYHRGNAKFTAASMAKLAANPKVIGFKDGLGDVGLAQEIVTAVKATGRTDFAFFNGLLTAELTQGAYRGLGIPLYSSAAFAMAPEIAKAYYDAYESGDEDRRNALLEGFYAPLVRLRDQTPGFGVSLVKAGLRLGGLPVGSVRPPLVDPTEDQLLELKAILAKGYELAGH